CTGGGCTTTCCCAATGTTTGGTTTGATTGGTTGCTATCTGGATTTCATACCTCTGTTAGCGATGCGCTGTTGCCTGTTCGTCAGTTTCTTCGTTGTTCAAAACAGATAAAACATCTGCAGGTTCTACGCTTTATTTTTAGTTCTGTTCAATAATAGCAAACAGTATGCGTCAAAATATTGTTCTAGAATCAACGTTTTATTATTTAAAGAGGAAATAAATGGGAAAACTGATTACATTTTTGGGGGGTGTAGCTACGGGGTTGGCCATTGGCATGTTGTTCGCACCATTACGGGGAAGAGAAACGAGAGAACAGGTGGATCATTCGGTGCGGGAATTGGCTCAGGGACTTAAGGAAGCTACTGGAGAACAGCTGGAGCGGTTTAGAAATTTGAAGGACCGCTTGGCATATGCTATTTCGAGAGTGAAAGATCGGGAAGAGATCGAGAAAATGGTGGACGAGCATGCCTGGATCTAAATAAAGCTGTTAAGCTTATTTTTCATCAGACAATAGCTCCAGTAAGGCTTTTTCGGCCAAATTGAGCTCAGCAGGGCTCGCTTGGTCATTTTCGTCTAGATTACGTATATACTTATATATGGTGCCTTCTTCGTAACTTTTGATGATAGACGGATGCACGTAGTATTTCTTGCATACGGTGCGTGTGTTGCCCAGATTAATGGCTACCTCATCTATTACATTTACTATTTTCTTTTTACATTCTGAAACGGTTTCGTATTCACCAGCTTCTTTAAAAGCATACAGGGCACTTACACTGCCCGCCCAGGTGCGGAAATCTTTTGCCGTAAAATCTTCGCCGGTGATTTTCTTCAGGTACTCGTTAACATCGCCCGAATCCACACATTGCCTTTGTTGATCTTGATCATAATATTGGAAA
This Olivibacter sp. SDN3 DNA region includes the following protein-coding sequences:
- a CDS encoding YtxH domain-containing protein, with the protein product MGKLITFLGGVATGLAIGMLFAPLRGRETREQVDHSVRELAQGLKEATGEQLERFRNLKDRLAYAISRVKDREEIEKMVDEHAWI